CGCCTCATCGATCTGGTACTCGACGGTATCGTCGAAGCTCGACGAGGCGATCGCGATGTAATGGGCCGGAAACAGGCGCTCCGGCAGTAGGATCGTCACGGCACCGTTGTAGCGTTTCGCCAACCGCAGCGCCGCTTGGGCACGCGCAACGGAGACGCTTGGTCCCATCCCGACGTTAGTCGGCGGGCGTCCCGCCTTCATGAACTGCAGATGTACATTCTCCAGCCCGGCCTCGGCGAACTCCAGCTTGATCGTGTTCGCTTGGGCGCGGTGTTCTTGCACGAACACGGCTTCAACCCTGCCCACCGAGAGGCCATCCTCCTCGGCGGCGAGCGGCAACCCGGCCGCTCCCGCCACAAGGGCCAATACACAACACATCCGGCGACACAGGTCGATCATGCTCTTGCTCACTTGGCGTTGAACTCCAGGTCAAGCTGCACGGTCCTATTCGGTTCCACAATCAGATCACGCGCCAGCTCACCCAAGGTCGGATGCCAGGCTTTCACTTTGTAAGTCCCGGCCGGCAGATCGGCGATCGCAAACGCGCCGTCCGTTGCCGTCACGGCGTAATTGGGATTGTCGACCGCATAGCCCCAATTCTGCATGTAGGGATGGACCCCGCACTGCATCGTGAAGACCTTCCGTCCCTTGACCAAATGCACCGTCTCCGTCGTTCCGGTCGCCTTCAGCGACGGTCGATGGAGCACGATATCCACGCCCGATTGGTCATAGGTGTACCCTTGAATATCGTGTGACACGGGGTCCCGGTTCGTCACGGTCAATTGCCGTTTCTCGCTCACGACCGTCACGTACGGCAGGAACTGACAGGTCCTGGCTTCCACCGTCGCCTCTTGCGCATCGAAGGGCTTCCCGTGTTGAACTCCTTCGATCACGATCACCACGTCTTTCAGTCCACCCTCCTGCCCGACCGTCACCTCCGTCATTTGCCTTAATCCCTCGCCATTAGATAGCGTCCCACAGAAGGTTCGGTCCGGATACCGGCGCAACTCGAACTGTTTCGGTTCCGGCAGGCTCCCCTTCAACGACACGGTTCCCCGCACCGTCGCTCCCTCGGTAACCGTTCCGGGTTCGTACGCCGCCTCCCCGCTCCCGACGCCCACCACCGTCGCCAATCCCGCCGCCATCGCGGCGGCCCATATGATTCTCGACTGTTTCACCCTCGTCACGTCTCCTTTCCTAGTGCTCGACATTGGCCGGCGGGTTCGCCCGGTCCATCCGCTGTGGAACGTCGAACAGCAAGGGAGATTGCTCCGTGAAGACCAGATGCCGATACTCCTCCGACCACTCGCCTTCCTTGCTGACTGTCTTGAGCGGAAACCGCTCGGCCTTGGTAATCCATCGATAGTAATGCTTGGTTTCTCCGCGCTGGGCCACGGCCACATCGAACAGTTCGGTCGCAAACCCGTTCAATGTCTGTTCGCCGACCAGTTCCCGAGACAGTTCCCCTTCCATCCGCTCGCCGAGCTCCAACCGGTAGGCATCGGCAATCGGCACCTCCACAAACTGCCGCCGTTTTGAGAGGATCAGCCACGCCACCGCACGATCGCCCCGCACGATGATCACGTCAGCTCCCCATTGCGGATGCGAGAATTCCAGTCGCCAGCGATCAGACTTGGCATTCACATGGGTCGTTAGCACCGATTTGCCTTGCTTGACCACGCGCTCGGCGGAAAAGTCTCCTCCCGCGATCGCCCCCCCAGGGAACGCTGCACAGAGGGCCGCCGCCAGCACCAACCCCGTTGTCGCTTGCCGTTCATGCATGCTCGCTTGCATCGGTCCGACAGAGCGGACCCGCACCGCAAGATTCACTCGAGAACGAAACGGGGGAACCCGGATTGAAACCGCCGGATCCCCCCGCTCCAGGACTGGCCTCCTCTCAGCTAGTTCGTCTTCATGGACACCGGTACGGTTTGCACCGGTGCCTGTTCCTCAGCCTGTTGAGTCGCCGGCACCTGTCCGCTCAAGGGCAGAATCGCCCGGCTGTCGCGGTCCAGTACCTTCAACATGCCCCAGTGACCGGCATCGAGATAGCCAGGCCGCTGGTTCAGCCACAGGTAGTCGCCGGGGATTGAATTCGGTCCTCCTGCTCCACCGTGCAGCCACGCGTTGATGACCTCCGCACCGCCGAACTCCATGGTGCTCACGAGGTCCGCGCCGCTCAGGTACGGCTCATGTTTCCACTCATGACCCGAGACGCTGAAGAGTTGCACCTGTTCGCTGAAGGCGCCCAGGACGTGAATCACGACGGGATCGCCGACGTGCGCCGCAATGGTCGGCGTCACCGGTTGATCGCCCGTTTTCACGCAGGCAAATACTTCGCTATAGGCACAGCCCTTTTCGGTTCGATAATCGGTCGGTTCCGACCGGTAGTTCACCGCCGTCACACCGGCCACCCTTTGGATGTAGGGCATGAAGCTGGTGCCGATGATGTTGTCTTCATCTTGGAAGAGCAACGCGAACGACCGGTAGTTCTGCCGGGTTTCATTCCCCGCCACACTCCGATCAACGAACACGTCCGCGCGCCAGGAGCTCTTCTGGGCCAAGTCCTCGCCCGTCACCGGGTCCCGATACTGCGAGCCCTTGGGACCGATGATGATGGCGCCGAACAGGCCGTTCCGCGGGTTCTCGACCACGTTGCCCCAGTCCTGAATCAGGGCCGCGTTCTCGCCGAACTCCGGATGGGCGAAGAAGGTATACATCCGGCTCTGGCCGGGCGCCACGGTCTGGTCGCCCGGATTGTTGCCGGCGTTGATACCCATGGACTCCTTCGGATCATAGGCCAGGTTGTCCACGTGGAACCCGGCCCGTTCCTTAGCCATCTCGTTCTTGAGATTGACCTTGATGCAATCGCCCACGTTCACGTGCAGCGTCAATGGGCTCGGCTCGAGACTGCCCGAGGCGACCTTCGTCATTTCGCCTTCGAGCACATACATCTTGCCGCTCTCATTGCCGAGGACCATCTTCCGTTCCAGGTCCACTTCCATCGCACCCGGCGTTCCCTTGTTGTAGCGGATCGCCTTATCAATGGCGGCCACGTTGAACGTCTTCACCGGCGCATCAGCCGGGCACACCGACTTGGCCTGCTGCGGGATCTCCTCGCGGCCCGGGAGCGACTGCAACGTACCATCCGCCTTGTCGAGCACCCGGAAGAGGCCCCAGCTGCCTTCTGCGAAATGCGACGCGCGACCGCTGTAGTACATATAGTCGCCCGCCATCTGCGGCTGACGAGCCCAGCGGATGGAACCGCCGTGCAGGTGATGCGAGTGCACGATTTCGGAGCCGCCCGCCATCCGGAACTTGGCAGGATCGCCAAGGTACGAACGCGGGATCGTGGTCGCCGGATCGCCGAACGTATAGGATCCGTAGGCCATCGACTCGTCGCCGTAGAAGCCCATATGGGCCTGCAATTCGATCCGCGTGCCGTGCGGCTCACTGCGATAGTTCAGCAAACGCGCTCCCGGACGATACGAGTCGGTATGGGCATCGCGCTGCGGCAACATTTCGCCCTTCTTGTTCAAGAGGCGGAACGCTTCGTCTCCTGCTTCATGATAGAAAATCGCAAACTCACGGAAGTCCGGGCCGGTCGGGTCTTCGATCATCGCTTCCCAACCGCTCGTCATCGGCTTGCCGTCGAAGGGGCTCAAGTAGCGCGAGCCGCGAGGCTCGACGACGAGCATGCCGATCAAGCCCTGGTTGAACTGATCACGCGAGGCATGAGAACGGAAGAACCGGGCGCCCTCCTGGGTGTCCGGCTTGATGTACCACTCGAAACTCTGCTGGCCGCCCGCCGGGACCGTGGCTTCGGGATTCGACGGCGTGGCCGGCTTCCCGGTGGAAGCCACCACCATCGAGGACCCGTTGATGATGAGATTGGTCGCCTCCTCGGTGATGCCGTTGTGGAGCATCAGCTTGAGACAGTCGCCTTGGTTGGCCCGAATCACGAGCGGCTGGATGACATCGCCCTGCAAGCCGTTCGAGACGGCTCCGGGATCGTCTTCCTTATCTCTCGCCGTCCTGTTGGCCGTCTCTTCGGCTCGGGCCTTCTCCACGTTTTCGGTCAACACGTACATGTAGCCGGGGAAATAATCCAGGAATCGGCTCAACGTAATTTCCACGTTGATCGCCGATACGTGATACTCCTTCACCGGTGCGTTGGCCGGACAACGCTGCCCATCGCCCACTTTCACTGCGTCATCCGCAACCAACAATACACCTTGCTGGAGCATATGACTGTTGGCCCCTTGGCTGTACCCGCCTTTTTGCCCAATGTACTCCTGCTGCCGCTTCACCTCCTCCATCATGCGGTCACGCAAAACCGACCCGCCATCGCGGTAGATGACTTTCTCCGACGACGCCGTTCCGGTGTCGCCTTTGTGGCTGTGCGGATCCGCTGCGAATCCCATGGGGGATGTCAGCAGGCTGCTCGCCAGCAGCACGGCGGGTAAGCCCGCCGCCAGTCCAGCCCTTCGGCGCTTCTTGAAACCGAACCGCCTTCTCATACACCGGTCTCCTTCTGCAGCCGCCCTCCATGACGAGAGCGGCAATCTGTGGGTGACTCCGTCCGTCTGAACCACACTCAGATCTGATGATTGGTACATCCACCGATCCGGCTGCCTGTGCAACGGATCGCTAGATCGACGAATCCCCAGAAGCTTGTCACCTGCCTCCCTCATGCCTCACCGGCCCTATTGGTGCTGGTGAAGTGCATCTCCCCGAGACGCGGGTTATTCGGAGGCCGGTCCGAATCCCGAATACTTCACCAGCGCCCCCACGCTTCCGCAATAATGATGCCTCGCGAGCGAATACGTGGATTCTCCTCTGTTCATGCAGGTTTTCACTTCCTACGTTGCCTAAGAGCGCTTTCGGGCATTTTTCGCGAATATGGGACGGACTCGTCCCATGATTGTGCCAGCGCTCTCACCGAGCGCCAGGATAATCAACCACATAGCGTTGTCTATCGGCTTACACAGTGAAACCGGGAAAATGTGGCGAGTTGGAACAGTGCGAGAATCGGCGCACGAGAATCTACGGAAGGGAAGTAGGCTCAGAGATGGCGGATTTGTTCAGGGAGGTTGGCGCAGCCAAGCAACGGTCCATCGGCCCCAATAGCCGCACGCTCCGCCACGCGCTGCAATTCCCGCACATTGCCGGGCCAGGCATATTGGCACAGGTGGGCAAGCGCATCCGGCGTGAAACCGAATCCTGATACCGGCTCGGGATACTTACGCTGCAACAGCGGCGTCATGAACACTCGCGCCAACTGCTCTAGATCTTCCAACCGTTCGCGCAGCGGAGGTACGGAGACAGGCACGACACTGAGGTGCTGGTAGAGATCCTCGCGAAATTCGCCCGACTGACAGGCCTGCTCAAGCGGCTTGGTCGACGCGGCGATCACACGAATATCCAACCGGTAGAACTCACTCCCATTGACCCGTCTGGCGCGCTGTTCCTTCAGTGCGCGCAACAACTTCGCCTGAATGCGTAGGCTCAAACCCCAAACTTCGTCCAAGAATAGGGTGCCGCCGTGAGCGGCTTCCAGCGAGCCCGACCGTGCGCCGCTCGATTTTGTCGGACGCAATGCTTCGAGGCCGAACAACTCGGCCTCGACCATCGCCTCCTCCGCCCCCAGACAGTCCACAGGCATGAACAGCTTGCTGTGCCGTGGACTGATGGCATGGATTTGACGAGCGATCCGCTCCTTGCCACTCCCATTTTCACCGAACAACAGGACGGCGGCTTCGGTCTGAGCAACTCGGTCGACCAATGCGCGGACTGACCGGATGGCGAGACTAGTTCCAGACAACACCGGCTCGCCGCCTGTCTCCGGGCCTCGTCGTGCTGCTGCCTGCTTCGCAATAGGCTTCTCAGTTGCGACGTCGGCCGGCTCGTCTCCCAACGCCCGCTGAATCACCGTCCGGAGTTCCCTGCCGGTAAACGGTTTCGCGAGGTAATCAAAGGCACCGTGACGCATGGAACTCACGGCGGTGCGAATCGAGGCATAGGCCGTCAACAACACCACCTTGATCGCGGGGTCAATGCGCTTCGCGGCTTTTAACAGATCGATTCCGTCCAGCCCTGGCATACGCAGATCGGTGACCAACACCTGGGGATGCTCGCGCTCGATGGCATCGAGCGCCCGCTGCGGATCAGTCTCGACAATGCAGTTGCACGAGGGCCCGGTCAGGATCCGTCGGCAATTTTCGACCGCGTCCGGCTCGTCGTCGACGATGAGGATCTTCGTCAGTGGCATAGTATTCCCCGTTCCAATTATGGCAAGGGACGGCCCGGCAACCGTCCGAGCAGAACAGTTTCTACACGAAGCAAGTTGGATGCCGATGGTACGGAACAGGCAAGAATGGGGCGAGATCGCCCCATTTCAAATACCCTGACTACTCGATGGAGGAACTAGGACTCGCGGAGTCCGTGACGTTTGACCATGCGCTCGATCGTCTTGCGATCGACGTTGGCTTCCTGCGCCGCATTCCCCATGTGCCAGTTATGACGTTTGAGCAGGTCTAGGAGGAAGGTCCGTTCGAAGGAACGAACCATTTCCTGTTTGGCTTCCTTGTAGGAGGCACCTTCCTGAGCCAAGGCCTCTTCCCGCAGGGCCGTCCTGAGACGTTCCGGCAAATGGCGGGCTTGAATGACCGGTCCGTCGGCCAGCGCTGATGCCCGTTCGATGACATTTTGCAGCTCGCGCACGTTGCCGGGCCAGGCATACTGTTTCAACAGCGCCAGGGCCTCGACGGAAAACTGCGGTCCGCCAGGATAGGCTTGGCGGGCCATGAAGCGGCGAAGAAAGGCCTGTGCCAGGAGTTCGACATCTCCCTCCCGCTCCCGCAGCGGAGGCAACACGATTGGGATGACGTTAAGTCGGTAATACAGATCCTCTCGGAACACACCCTTCTGACTCAGTTCCTCGAGGTCGCGGTTGGACGCGGCAATGACGCGGACATTGACGTCCGTGTACCTAGTGCCCCCGACCCGCCTGACGTGACGCTCCTGTAGGACACGTAACAAACGCGCCTGGAGCGTGTGGCTCATCCCGCTCACCTCATCGAGAAACACCGTTCCCCCGTTGGCCACCTCGAACAGACCGGCTTTGGTCGCATGGGCGCCGGTAAACGCGCCGCGCTCGTGGCCGAACAACTCCGACTCCAGCAATGTATCCGGCATTGCCACGCAGTCCACCGGAACGAATGGTTTTGCCGACCGTTCGCTCTGCTCATGGACGGCAAGCGCGGCCAGTTCCTTGCCGGTTCCGCTTTCGCCGTAAATCAAAATGTTTGCATCGGTCCGTGCCACCCGCTTGATCAGTTCCTTGACATCGACAACCGCTCGGCTCTTGCCGAGAATGCGGTCGGTGGCCCCCCGCTCCCCCTCCTGCCCAACGGCCTCCGACTGAATCGCCTCCCCGTCTGAGCCGGGTTCCGATAGCTTGGTTAAGGCACGGCGGGCGACGTCTTCCAAGTCCTTGCTGCTATAGGGTTTCAGAATGTAATCAAGCGCGCCACGCCGCAGGCATTCCACGGCCGTCTGAACCGTCGCGTAGGCGGTCATCAATACCACGCCGATATTGGGATCCACTCGCTTGGTCTCAGCCAGCACGCCGATCCCATCCAGCACCGGCATGCGCAGATCGGTAAATACCAATTCCGGACGCTCATGCTGGATGCGCTCGATCGCGCGCAATGGATCGCTCTCCGTCATGCACTCGTAGCCCAAACGGCTCAAGATGCGCCGGCAATTGTCCAGCGCATCGATTTCATCGTCGACCACTAATATTTTGCCTGTCCCCATCCGGCCTCCTGTGGTGCGCCAGGCACCGATGCCAGCGCAGGGAGCGAGACCGAAGCCTCCGCCCCGCGCCGGCCGTTCTTGATATCAAGACGACCACGGTGGTCCGCCACGATGCCGTAGCTGAGAAACAACCCCAGCCCGGTACCGGCCCCTTCATCCTTGGTCGTAAAAAATGGGTCGAAAATCCTGCCCAACATTTCCTCCGGAATGCCGGGGCCCGTGTCACACACACGAACTACGGCAAAAACCCCGTCCTTGCTCGTCTCGCGGTCAGACCGCAACGTGATCACGCGGGGCTTGGGGCCGTCGGCCATCGCATCGATGGCATTGTTGATGAGATTGATGACGACGGTTTCCAACCGGTCGCGATCGCCCATAACAGGAGGCAATTCGGAAGCAAGCTGGGTATCGATCGTGACATCTTTCACCGATGCCCGTTCCTTCGAAGCTTCAATACAGGTACGAACCACACAATTCAGGTCGATCGGCTTCAGTGTCGTGGCGGCTCCCCGCGACAGAGCCAGCATGCTCCTGGTCACCCGGGAGATGCGATCGGCTTGGGAGCGAATCGCCGTCAGATCCCGCTGGAGTTCTTCCGGCAAGTGCAAGTAGGCCGCCTCTTCCTCCATGCATTCGATTCGGTTCAAAATGATCCCGAGCGGATTGTTGATTTCATGGGCGATGCCGCTCGCAACCTTCCCCAAGGTCGCGAGTCGTTCCGCGAACTGCAATTTCTTCATCTGTTGGGTCACTTCAGCCGTCTTCTCCTCGACACGGCGAGCCAAGTCTTCGTTGAGCTTGGTGAGTTCCGCCCGGGAGGCTCGCAATCGATCCGACATCCGATGCACCGCCGCCGCCAGTTCCTCGAACTCGTCGCCTGTCTGAATATCGAGCGGGCCGCCATATGTCCCCTGACTGATTGCCTCCACTCCGGTATGCAGGACGTGAATCGGCCGGGCGATCCTTGCCGCGACGTAGCGTCCCATCGCCCACAGCAAGACGACCATCACGAGCCCGATGCCGGCCAGATTGCGAATCTGGTCCCGGATGGGGGCATAGCTTTCTTCCGGTTGCTGGCGGACAAACACGTGCCAGGTATTATCGGGCAAGGTCAAGCCGGTCACGGGTGCATAGCCGATGACCGTCTGTGTTGCACCGTGGCCGTCGTCCTCTGCAATCGCCCAGCCTGGAGCCGAAGAAACGATCATCGCCATCAACTGGCTGGGAATCCGGTGCGCCTGCCGAGGCAAGATAGGACAGACCAGCGGATTGCCCGCCGCATCAAACAGCATCGCATGGCCGGTCTCCCCGATCCGAAGCTGTTTGATCATGGCAAACATGGAATCGAACCGGAATGAGGCCTTGATGGCGCCGATCACCGTATGTTGGCGGTCGTCGAGAATCGGCACGGCAATGTCGATCGTTTCTTCCGGCGTGCGAAACGACCCTTCCTGTCCGGCAATCAGTCCGCTCACATAGACCCGGTCAAGGCCGCCCGACTGGATCGCATTCCACCAGGGTTCCTGACCTAAAAAATAATGGTCGGGCTCAGAACTCGCAGCGACCAACGCTCCGTACCGATCAGTGATCAAGAGGCCGACCATCTTATCGCCGTCGCGCACCTTGGTCTCGCGCAGAAAACGCGAAAGCTCTCCGTCGAGGAGTCGCACTCCATGGTCCTGTCCCCGTTCCCACTCCTGAATCCGCACTTGGATAAGTTGCTGTGCAGCGGACCACTCATCGGGATACGACCGGTTGGCCATCTCGACCGGTTGCCGCACTCGAAGGGGAGCGGAGGCCAGCAGCCGTGCCCCCTGGATTTCGCTTTGCACCAATAGCGTCAACCGTTCGGCAGCCTGCTCGGCGATCGTCTGGAAATTGCTGCCGATGACGTCCCGGAGCGAGCGCATGCCGGAGACGTGGGCGAGGAGGAGGCCGATCAACAATGGAATACAGCCGACCAGCACGATGGCAAGTACGATGCGGCCTTTGATGGTTCGAATTCTCATCGTCAACCGGATCACGATATTGTAAACAACGTACGCGAGAAAACGCCACCGGTCGGTCGAGGGAGGGGAACCAAGATGTGAAGAATGGGATCGAGAAGGCGGCCGTTCCCACCGTGGACAGGCCGGCCGAGGGCCGACGACGGGCCCCAGTCCCGGTCAGGCTGCCTGTGAGTACGTCGGGAAGAGCACGCCACGAGTCGGAAGAATGTTCATGGCCAATGCGGGCAAGATGCGAGTGGCACAATAGCAGGCGCTATTTCATCTCTGCAGACAACGACAGGATATAGTAAACCAAGTCCCAGGCTTCGTTGTCATTCCCGGCGACCTGATCGGCGTATGACGGCATCGGCGTCCCATCCAGGCCCGTCATCAAGCTTCGATAGAGGTCGCGCGGAGTGGCACCGCCTTTCAAGGAAGCGCGTTCGGTCAAATTGGCCGCTTTGATCCGCAACCCACGGCTGTCCTGGAGATGTCCCTCTGACTCTGGTCCGTCTCCGCGCCCTTCCGTCCCATGGCAGGTCTGACAGCCGTACTTGCCGTAGAGTGCACGCCCGCGCTGAATGCTTTCCTCGGATGACGGATAGGGAGCAACGCCGATCGGCAACGGCACCGGTTTCTCCTCCTGGAACGCGGGATTGAACGATTTCACATAGGCAATGACCTGCCACCGCTGCTCCTCGGTAAGCAAGGCGAATGACGGCATATAGCCGGGAATACCTTGCGTCACAGTGCGGTAAAGGTCTTGGTCCGTCGGCAACTCCCCCGAAGCCGTGCTGCGAAACTTGAAATTCTCCTGAACGAAGTCCCTCGGACGCGGGGACGAGTACCGGCCCAAATAGAAAGCCACCGGCCCATCGCCTCGACCTCCTACGCCATGGCACCAAATACAGCTGCGCTCGAAGATCTGTCGCCCCTTTTCACGGGTCAGCCGATTATCCTCCGGCTTGGCTGCGCGGACCGCAGCTTCTCCCGCGGCCATAACAATCAGACCGGCGGCAAGGCACGCAATGAGACGCAGACGCATAGTGAAGTCTCCTAAAACGACACGTCGATGCCCGAAAAGAACGCATTGCGCAGGTTTCTGGCGGCACTGTCCCCGTCTTCCGGTTTCCGCACATTGAAGTCATTGCGGGCAAAGATCGCCACGTTGCTGCGAAGAAAATGCTTGGCCTGCAGGCCGACGAACGTTGAAGACTTTCTCTGGTCCAGTTGGCCGCCGGCGTCCAGGTTGTCGTATCGTACCGAGAGCATGGTGCGGTCGCTCACGTAGACATCCGCTCCAATGGTCAAGCCGGTCGCGGTGGCATCGAAGTTTCCCTGCACGCTGCTGGGTAGCTTATTGATCCGATCCACGGCGTAGGCTGCATAGACATCCACCATTTTATAGGTGACGCGTGCGGAGACCCCGAACCGATTCCAATTGACGTCCTGTTGAGATTGGACCTTGGCATTGCTGTTGCCCATGTAGGCAAACCCCGAGACATTGGCCGCAAAATACTGTGACTTGGCATAGTCGAACCGGACCATGCCATACAGGTCCTTGCCCTTGTTCGAATCGCCGAACCCTTCGTTGGCGCCGTTCAACACCCCGATCTGGTAAAAGAAAAAATCTCCGATGGGCCGGCCATGCACGTCAATTCCGGTTTCAGCGCCGGAATTGAATAGCGACGAGGCCAAGGGCGAAATGTACGTGCCGTCACGCTGGTAGAGCCCATAGAATTTTGCCGCAAAGGCACTGGGAGTAAGGCCGAAACGATTGATGGTGCAAGGGGAGAATGCGCCGGCCCCGCAGCCGTTCGACGAGAGATGCTCTCCAACATCATTCAATTGCTGTCTGATGGTCGAGTAGGAATACCATGCCGATGGATCGAATCGACCGACCCGCACATGCGCCAAGTCCTGGGAGCCCAGGTTGTTGAAGGTGACGAAGCCCCGCTCGACCCCCGTGCTCCCCGCCTCCACATCGTGGGCCACTTCCACCAGAAACCCGACGTTGTTGGTCAAGGTTCCCGCCGTGAACATCGAGAACGCTTCAGGGAATGTGAATTCGGTCTTGTTTTCGGCGATCCCCGCGTCGACGCCGGAAGGATTTTGCCGTTTGAAACTCCAATGCCGCACACCGTTGCCGACCATGCGAAATCCCACGTAGTTCGACACATCATCCAAAGAGAGATCCCCAAACTTTTTCTTGCCGACAATGCCCCCGTCTTCGGTTCCCGGCAATTGGTAACCGTTTTCCAGGAAGCGTTGACCAAAGGTATTCAGGATAGGCGGAGCCGTGTGGCAGGCGGTGCAGTTTAGCGCGTACTTTCTGGCAAAGG
This Nitrospiraceae bacterium DNA region includes the following protein-coding sequences:
- a CDS encoding sigma-54-dependent Fis family transcriptional regulator, which codes for MGTGKILVVDDEIDALDNCRRILSRLGYECMTESDPLRAIERIQHERPELVFTDLRMPVLDGIGVLAETKRVDPNIGVVLMTAYATVQTAVECLRRGALDYILKPYSSKDLEDVARRALTKLSEPGSDGEAIQSEAVGQEGERGATDRILGKSRAVVDVKELIKRVARTDANILIYGESGTGKELAALAVHEQSERSAKPFVPVDCVAMPDTLLESELFGHERGAFTGAHATKAGLFEVANGGTVFLDEVSGMSHTLQARLLRVLQERHVRRVGGTRYTDVNVRVIAASNRDLEELSQKGVFREDLYYRLNVIPIVLPPLREREGDVELLAQAFLRRFMARQAYPGGPQFSVEALALLKQYAWPGNVRELQNVIERASALADGPVIQARHLPERLRTALREEALAQEGASYKEAKQEMVRSFERTFLLDLLKRHNWHMGNAAQEANVDRKTIERMVKRHGLRES
- a CDS encoding multicopper oxidase domain-containing protein, with translation MRRRFGFKKRRRAGLAAGLPAVLLASSLLTSPMGFAADPHSHKGDTGTASSEKVIYRDGGSVLRDRMMEEVKRQQEYIGQKGGYSQGANSHMLQQGVLLVADDAVKVGDGQRCPANAPVKEYHVSAINVEITLSRFLDYFPGYMYVLTENVEKARAEETANRTARDKEDDPGAVSNGLQGDVIQPLVIRANQGDCLKLMLHNGITEEATNLIINGSSMVVASTGKPATPSNPEATVPAGGQQSFEWYIKPDTQEGARFFRSHASRDQFNQGLIGMLVVEPRGSRYLSPFDGKPMTSGWEAMIEDPTGPDFREFAIFYHEAGDEAFRLLNKKGEMLPQRDAHTDSYRPGARLLNYRSEPHGTRIELQAHMGFYGDESMAYGSYTFGDPATTIPRSYLGDPAKFRMAGGSEIVHSHHLHGGSIRWARQPQMAGDYMYYSGRASHFAEGSWGLFRVLDKADGTLQSLPGREEIPQQAKSVCPADAPVKTFNVAAIDKAIRYNKGTPGAMEVDLERKMVLGNESGKMYVLEGEMTKVASGSLEPSPLTLHVNVGDCIKVNLKNEMAKERAGFHVDNLAYDPKESMGINAGNNPGDQTVAPGQSRMYTFFAHPEFGENAALIQDWGNVVENPRNGLFGAIIIGPKGSQYRDPVTGEDLAQKSSWRADVFVDRSVAGNETRQNYRSFALLFQDEDNIIGTSFMPYIQRVAGVTAVNYRSEPTDYRTEKGCAYSEVFACVKTGDQPVTPTIAAHVGDPVVIHVLGAFSEQVQLFSVSGHEWKHEPYLSGADLVSTMEFGGAEVINAWLHGGAGGPNSIPGDYLWLNQRPGYLDAGHWGMLKVLDRDSRAILPLSGQVPATQQAEEQAPVQTVPVSMKTN
- a CDS encoding sigma-54-dependent Fis family transcriptional regulator, with product MPLTKILIVDDEPDAVENCRRILTGPSCNCIVETDPQRALDAIEREHPQVLVTDLRMPGLDGIDLLKAAKRIDPAIKVVLLTAYASIRTAVSSMRHGAFDYLAKPFTGRELRTVIQRALGDEPADVATEKPIAKQAAARRGPETGGEPVLSGTSLAIRSVRALVDRVAQTEAAVLLFGENGSGKERIARQIHAISPRHSKLFMPVDCLGAEEAMVEAELFGLEALRPTKSSGARSGSLEAAHGGTLFLDEVWGLSLRIQAKLLRALKEQRARRVNGSEFYRLDIRVIAASTKPLEQACQSGEFREDLYQHLSVVPVSVPPLRERLEDLEQLARVFMTPLLQRKYPEPVSGFGFTPDALAHLCQYAWPGNVRELQRVAERAAIGADGPLLGCANLPEQIRHL
- a CDS encoding HAMP domain-containing protein — translated: MRIRTIKGRIVLAIVLVGCIPLLIGLLLAHVSGMRSLRDVIGSNFQTIAEQAAERLTLLVQSEIQGARLLASAPLRVRQPVEMANRSYPDEWSAAQQLIQVRIQEWERGQDHGVRLLDGELSRFLRETKVRDGDKMVGLLITDRYGALVAASSEPDHYFLGQEPWWNAIQSGGLDRVYVSGLIAGQEGSFRTPEETIDIAVPILDDRQHTVIGAIKASFRFDSMFAMIKQLRIGETGHAMLFDAAGNPLVCPILPRQAHRIPSQLMAMIVSSAPGWAIAEDDGHGATQTVIGYAPVTGLTLPDNTWHVFVRQQPEESYAPIRDQIRNLAGIGLVMVVLLWAMGRYVAARIARPIHVLHTGVEAISQGTYGGPLDIQTGDEFEELAAAVHRMSDRLRASRAELTKLNEDLARRVEEKTAEVTQQMKKLQFAERLATLGKVASGIAHEINNPLGIILNRIECMEEEAAYLHLPEELQRDLTAIRSQADRISRVTRSMLALSRGAATTLKPIDLNCVVRTCIEASKERASVKDVTIDTQLASELPPVMGDRDRLETVVINLINNAIDAMADGPKPRVITLRSDRETSKDGVFAVVRVCDTGPGIPEEMLGRIFDPFFTTKDEGAGTGLGLFLSYGIVADHRGRLDIKNGRRGAEASVSLPALASVPGAPQEAGWGQAKY
- a CDS encoding carboxypeptidase regulatory-like domain-containing protein, which produces MKQSRIIWAAAMAAGLATVVGVGSGEAAYEPGTVTEGATVRGTVSLKGSLPEPKQFELRRYPDRTFCGTLSNGEGLRQMTEVTVGQEGGLKDVVIVIEGVQHGKPFDAQEATVEARTCQFLPYVTVVSEKRQLTVTNRDPVSHDIQGYTYDQSGVDIVLHRPSLKATGTTETVHLVKGRKVFTMQCGVHPYMQNWGYAVDNPNYAVTATDGAFAIADLPAGTYKVKAWHPTLGELARDLIVEPNRTVQLDLEFNAK
- a CDS encoding c-type cytochrome, with product MRLRLIACLAAGLIVMAAGEAAVRAAKPEDNRLTREKGRQIFERSCIWCHGVGGRGDGPVAFYLGRYSSPRPRDFVQENFKFRSTASGELPTDQDLYRTVTQGIPGYMPSFALLTEEQRWQVIAYVKSFNPAFQEEKPVPLPIGVAPYPSSEESIQRGRALYGKYGCQTCHGTEGRGDGPESEGHLQDSRGLRIKAANLTERASLKGGATPRDLYRSLMTGLDGTPMPSYADQVAGNDNEAWDLVYYILSLSAEMK